One Halarcobacter ebronensis genomic window carries:
- a CDS encoding amino acid ABC transporter permease codes for MAIYSKKESRPAPVNTKGFTYWVRENLFSSLSSTILTILSFALILYVVPPLLNYLIFDATWSGTKEQITGHGARWIYIYEKFNQFIYGFYPEDQYYRPNLIVGIFILYIVLFRKIRNIKFRIFIIVSFPLISLLLLHGGLGLEIIPTQKWGGLLLTIVVASVGILASFPIGIVFALGRQSNMPIIRTISVMYIEFIRGVPLITLLFMSSVILPLFFPEGMDFDKLLRALIGITLFQSAYIAEVIRGGLQAIPKGQYEAADSIGLSYWQTMGLIILPQALKISIPNIVGAFISLFKDTTLVLIIGLFDMLAMVTLTATDANWLGFETEGYVFVTLIYWIICFSMSKYAKSIENRFNTNHR; via the coding sequence ATGGCTATCTATAGTAAAAAAGAGAGCCGACCAGCTCCTGTTAATACAAAAGGTTTTACATATTGGGTTAGAGAAAATCTATTCTCTTCACTATCTAGTACAATATTAACTATTCTGTCTTTTGCACTTATACTTTATGTTGTGCCACCACTTCTTAATTATTTGATTTTTGATGCCACTTGGAGTGGAACAAAAGAACAAATAACTGGTCATGGTGCAAGATGGATATATATTTATGAAAAATTTAATCAATTTATATATGGTTTTTATCCTGAAGATCAATATTACAGACCAAACTTAATTGTTGGTATTTTTATTCTTTATATTGTTCTTTTTAGAAAAATTAGAAATATTAAATTTAGAATTTTTATTATTGTATCTTTCCCTTTAATTTCCCTTTTACTTCTACATGGAGGATTAGGTTTAGAGATTATTCCAACGCAAAAATGGGGTGGATTACTTTTAACAATTGTTGTTGCTTCTGTTGGTATTCTTGCCTCTTTTCCTATTGGTATTGTTTTTGCTTTAGGAAGACAATCAAATATGCCAATTATTAGAACAATAAGTGTTATGTATATTGAGTTTATTAGAGGTGTTCCTTTAATTACACTTCTATTTATGTCATCAGTAATTCTTCCTCTATTTTTCCCTGAAGGGATGGATTTTGACAAACTTCTTAGAGCTTTAATTGGTATTACTCTATTCCAATCAGCATATATTGCAGAGGTTATAAGAGGTGGTCTCCAAGCTATTCCAAAAGGACAATATGAAGCAGCAGATTCAATAGGTCTTTCATATTGGCAAACAATGGGGTTAATTATTCTTCCTCAAGCGCTTAAAATATCAATACCAAATATTGTTGGTGCATTTATTTCACTATTCAAAGATACAACTCTTGTATTGATTATTGGTCTATTTGATATGCTTGCAATGGTAACACTAACAGCAACAGATGCAAATTGGCTAGGGTTTGAAACAGAAGGATATGTTTTTGTAACCTTAATTTACTGGATAATTTGTTTTAGCATGTCAAAATATGCTAAATCAATAGAGAATAGATTTAATACAAATCATAGATAA
- a CDS encoding LysE family translocator: MDLINFTLLLVFIPTFFFVSITPGMCMTLALSMGMSIGLKRTFYMMYGELLGVGLVATSSVIGVATIMLKYPTIFLFLKYGGGLYLGYLGIQMWMSKGKMALKLDKSCQYDISKKSLAMQGFITAIANPKGWAFFIALLPPFIDEKLPMISQLPILILMILSLEFSCLIIYASGGSTLRKILQNSSNVKLINKIAGTMMIGIGIWLASS; this comes from the coding sequence TTGGATTTAATAAATTTCACACTACTTTTAGTTTTTATACCAACTTTCTTTTTTGTTTCAATTACTCCTGGAATGTGTATGACTTTGGCTCTTAGCATGGGAATGAGTATTGGATTAAAAAGAACTTTTTATATGATGTATGGAGAGTTACTTGGTGTTGGTCTTGTTGCAACTTCTTCTGTAATTGGTGTTGCAACTATTATGCTTAAATACCCAACAATATTTCTATTTTTAAAATATGGTGGAGGTTTGTATTTAGGTTATTTGGGTATTCAAATGTGGATGTCAAAGGGTAAAATGGCACTTAAACTTGATAAAAGTTGCCAATATGATATTTCAAAAAAATCTCTTGCAATGCAAGGATTTATAACAGCAATTGCAAATCCAAAAGGGTGGGCATTTTTTATTGCATTACTTCCACCTTTTATTGATGAAAAATTACCTATGATATCTCAGCTTCCAATTTTGATATTAATGATATTATCTTTAGAGTTTTCATGTCTTATTATTTATGCAAGTGGAGGAAGTACATTAAGAAAGATTTTACAAAATAGTTCGAATGTTAAACTTATAAATAAAATAGCTGGAACAATGATGATAGGAATTGGTATCTGGCTAGCATCAAGTTAA
- a CDS encoding FecR family protein: MNNKIVEEQASYWFACNKENITLEEKQKFRKWLDEDNTHKQAYNYLIKIESLCNSLDEKYLDNLIDEAQKGAKKTKFFEYTKKYSFAATLLVLIFFSIFQGVNYYSPIYESNLKTNILTNQITLLDGTKLEIDAKTKLDVKLYNKQRVVKLYYGQVMFDVAKDKSRPFNIISEKTNIRVVGTAFEVKNLDKITTISVKEGVVKISKIMENDTLQTLALLSKGEKIILDEYGKILNLSTIPIEDIATWKSNYLIFDNTLVKDAIKIFSRYTNDKIKINYEFQEKQLITGQFKNSQIEKFFDSLTTLYPIAIEKKENTISINKKQ; encoded by the coding sequence ATGAATAATAAAATAGTGGAAGAACAAGCTTCATATTGGTTTGCCTGTAATAAAGAAAATATCACTTTAGAAGAAAAACAAAAATTTAGAAAATGGCTAGATGAGGATAATACTCATAAACAAGCTTACAATTATTTAATAAAAATCGAATCCCTTTGTAACTCTTTAGATGAAAAATATTTAGATAATCTAATAGATGAAGCTCAAAAAGGAGCAAAAAAAACAAAATTTTTTGAATATACAAAAAAATACTCTTTTGCTGCAACGTTACTTGTTCTAATATTCTTTTCTATATTTCAAGGAGTAAACTACTATTCTCCAATATATGAGAGTAATCTTAAAACAAATATTTTAACAAACCAAATAACTCTTTTAGATGGAACAAAATTAGAAATTGATGCTAAAACTAAACTAGATGTAAAACTCTATAATAAACAAAGAGTAGTCAAACTTTATTATGGTCAAGTGATGTTTGATGTTGCTAAAGATAAATCAAGACCTTTTAATATAATATCAGAAAAGACAAATATAAGGGTAGTAGGAACTGCATTTGAAGTTAAGAATCTTGATAAAATTACAACAATAAGTGTAAAAGAAGGAGTTGTAAAAATTTCTAAAATTATGGAGAATGACACACTCCAAACTCTTGCACTACTTAGTAAAGGAGAAAAAATTATTCTTGATGAATATGGCAAAATTCTAAATTTGTCAACAATACCAATTGAAGATATTGCCACTTGGAAAAGTAACTATCTCATATTTGATAATACTTTAGTTAAAGATGCAATAAAAATATTCTCAAGATATACAAATGACAAAATCAAGATTAATTATGAATTCCAAGAAAAACAACTAATTACAGGACAGTTTAAAAATTCACAAATAGAAAAATTCTTTGATTCTTTAACAACTCTTTATCCAATTGCCATTGAAAAAAAAGAAAACACTATTAGTATCAATAAAAAACAATAA
- a CDS encoding amino acid ABC transporter ATP-binding protein: MIEMSNVNKWYGDFHVLKDVNLQVKKGERIVICGPSGSGKSTTIRCINRLEPFQEGSIIVKGMELTEDVKRIREIRKHVGMVFQHFNLFPHLSILENLILAPTWVSKVPRKQAIETAMHYLERVKIAEQAHKYPNQLSGGQQQRVAIARCLCNNPDIMLFDEPTSALDPEMIGEVLDVMTELAQDGITMVCVTHEMGFAKKVADRVIFMDAGQIVEENTPIEFFENPQSDRLKLFLEQILDH; this comes from the coding sequence ATGATTGAAATGAGCAATGTTAATAAATGGTATGGAGATTTTCACGTACTAAAAGATGTAAATCTTCAAGTTAAAAAAGGGGAAAGGATTGTAATTTGTGGTCCTTCTGGTTCTGGTAAATCTACAACAATTAGATGTATCAACAGGCTTGAACCTTTTCAAGAGGGTAGTATTATTGTAAAAGGTATGGAATTAACAGAAGATGTTAAGAGAATTAGAGAGATTAGAAAACATGTTGGAATGGTATTTCAACACTTTAATCTTTTCCCTCATTTATCTATTTTAGAAAACCTAATTCTTGCTCCAACTTGGGTTTCAAAAGTTCCAAGAAAACAAGCAATTGAAACAGCAATGCACTATTTAGAGAGAGTAAAAATTGCTGAACAAGCACACAAATATCCAAACCAATTATCTGGTGGACAACAACAAAGGGTGGCAATTGCTAGATGTCTTTGCAACAATCCAGATATTATGCTTTTTGATGAACCAACCTCAGCACTAGACCCTGAAATGATTGGAGAGGTTTTAGATGTTATGACAGAACTTGCTCAAGATGGAATTACTATGGTTTGTGTAACACACGAAATGGGATTTGCAAAAAAAGTTGCTGATAGAGTAATTTTTATGGATGCAGGTCAAATAGTTGAAGAGAATACTCCAATTGAGTTCTTTGAGAATCCACAATCTGATAGACTTAAACTATTTTTAGAACAAATTTTAGATCACTAA
- a CDS encoding glycosyl transferase has translation MNFFKYIKAVGTGPKSNRDLTKEEIKEAIEGILEQKCESEQAAAFLMLLRVKLESDDELKGCLQTFKKYIKRETLPQSVELGYSYDGKSNQPYLFPLYAPILNDFFSRYKDIEPFDIVISGDELQPAKNGVTVKELATAVKLDERIHFFDRKEYFSELSALTSLRKKLYMRTIFNTVEKLLNPANSKYALTSAFHKPYVEKYNKLFGDSYENLVIIKGSEGAPEVFNDFKYWIKKDGNIVEESIKLLDLDIEYNQTYEDLALEGMVEIINNPTPELIKIVKLNVAILLFTTKRVDSINKAYEMLNVKDGNFINFFKKLFS, from the coding sequence ATGAATTTTTTTAAATATATAAAAGCAGTAGGAACTGGACCAAAATCAAATAGAGATTTAACAAAAGAAGAGATTAAAGAGGCTATAGAAGGTATTCTAGAACAGAAGTGTGAGAGTGAACAAGCAGCAGCTTTTTTAATGCTTTTAAGGGTAAAACTTGAATCTGATGATGAGTTAAAAGGGTGTTTACAAACCTTTAAAAAATATATAAAAAGAGAAACTCTTCCTCAATCAGTTGAGCTTGGTTACTCTTATGATGGAAAATCAAATCAACCTTATCTTTTTCCTTTATACGCTCCAATATTAAATGATTTTTTTAGTAGATATAAGGATATTGAACCTTTTGATATTGTAATAAGTGGAGATGAACTTCAACCTGCAAAAAATGGAGTAACAGTAAAAGAGTTAGCAACTGCTGTCAAGCTAGATGAAAGAATACACTTTTTTGATAGAAAAGAGTACTTTAGTGAGCTTTCAGCTCTTACTTCACTTAGAAAAAAACTATATATGAGAACTATTTTTAATACAGTAGAAAAACTTTTAAATCCTGCAAACTCAAAATACGCTCTTACTTCTGCTTTTCATAAACCCTATGTGGAAAAGTATAATAAACTTTTTGGTGATAGTTATGAAAACTTGGTAATCATAAAAGGTAGTGAAGGTGCACCTGAAGTATTTAATGATTTTAAATATTGGATTAAAAAAGATGGAAATATAGTTGAAGAGAGTATTAAACTCTTAGATTTGGATATTGAATATAATCAAACATATGAAGATTTAGCTCTGGAAGGAATGGTTGAAATCATTAACAATCCAACTCCTGAATTAATTAAAATAGTTAAACTAAATGTAGCAATTTTACTTTTTACAACAAAAAGAGTTGATTCAATTAACAAAGCTTACGAGATGTTAAATGTAAAAGATGGAAATTTTATAAATTTCTTTAAAAAACTATTCTCATAA
- the serS gene encoding serine--tRNA ligase, whose protein sequence is MIDIKLLQNDFDTVAASLIKKGVDAEILNNLKSLSENTKTKRQEMEDVTASQNRLSKEFGRYKKEGLDIASLQNEINGLKLKKQELEEEVKVLEDNLSSIILGIPNIPDDTVPIGLDESENVVLRQIGEKPKFDFEPKEHWDLNNGWLDFERGVKLAKSRFSAIKGQGARLERALINYMLDFNRSRGFEEWYVPFMANTNTLQGTGQLPKFEEDLFKIEGEDLYLIPTAEVSLTNLYNDEILPIEELPLLMTSYTPCFRKEAGSAGRDTRGLIRQHQFDKVEMVAITKQEESDEIFEKMVSCASDLLTSLGLAHQKVMLCSGDLGFSAAKTIDLEVWLPGQGKYREISSISNTRDFQARRAKIRYKDGKKNTLAHTLNGSSLAVGRTLVAIMENYQQEDGSVKIPAVLEKYM, encoded by the coding sequence ATGATTGATATAAAATTGCTTCAAAATGATTTTGATACAGTAGCTGCATCTTTAATAAAAAAAGGAGTAGATGCAGAGATTTTAAATAATTTGAAAAGTCTTTCAGAGAATACAAAAACAAAAAGACAAGAGATGGAAGATGTTACAGCATCTCAAAACAGATTGTCAAAAGAGTTTGGAAGATATAAAAAAGAGGGCTTAGATATTGCTTCTCTTCAAAATGAGATAAATGGTTTAAAATTAAAAAAACAAGAACTTGAAGAAGAGGTAAAAGTTTTGGAAGATAACCTTTCTTCTATAATTCTTGGTATTCCAAATATTCCTGATGACACTGTTCCTATTGGGCTTGATGAGAGTGAAAATGTAGTACTTAGACAAATAGGAGAAAAACCAAAATTTGATTTTGAACCAAAAGAGCATTGGGATTTAAATAATGGCTGGCTTGATTTTGAAAGAGGTGTTAAATTAGCAAAATCAAGATTTTCTGCAATTAAAGGGCAGGGTGCTAGATTAGAGAGAGCACTTATTAACTATATGTTAGATTTTAATAGAAGTAGAGGTTTTGAAGAGTGGTATGTTCCTTTTATGGCAAATACTAATACTCTTCAAGGAACAGGGCAACTTCCAAAATTTGAAGAGGATCTTTTTAAAATTGAAGGAGAGGATCTATATCTTATTCCAACAGCAGAGGTTAGCCTTACAAATTTATATAATGATGAGATTCTTCCAATAGAAGAGTTACCTTTATTGATGACTTCATATACTCCTTGTTTTAGAAAAGAAGCAGGAAGTGCAGGAAGAGATACAAGAGGACTTATTAGACAACATCAATTTGACAAAGTAGAAATGGTGGCAATTACAAAACAAGAAGAGTCTGATGAGATTTTTGAAAAGATGGTTTCATGTGCAAGTGATCTGTTAACATCTTTAGGATTAGCTCACCAAAAAGTGATGCTTTGCAGTGGAGATTTAGGTTTTAGTGCAGCTAAAACTATTGACCTTGAAGTTTGGCTTCCAGGACAAGGGAAATATAGAGAGATTTCATCTATTTCTAATACAAGAGATTTTCAAGCAAGACGAGCAAAAATCAGATATAAAGATGGAAAGAAAAATACTTTAGCTCACACTTTAAATGGTTCATCTTTAGCTGTAGGAAGAACACTTGTGGCTATTATGGAAAATTATCAACAAGAAGATGGTAGCGTAAAAATACCTGCAGTTTTAGAAAAGTATATGTAA
- a CDS encoding EAL domain-containing protein — MDYQKEFSNNLLLEAKNLKVLYAEDTLSVAEAVSNILKIFIKNIDLAQNGKEALEKFRKDKYDLILTDINMPIMNGIDLIEHIRELDLHIPIIVISAHGEQEYMVKAIQAGIDGFILKPLDPTQFKNVILKVLEKTLVYKESKKNLALLNQYRDITNKASIISKTDTKGIITYVNDNFIKISEYSKEELIGKSHSIIRHPDNPKEFYKKMWETISIEKKPWEGVVKNLSKSGKPYFVKTIIKPLLDDEGNIIEYIALRNDISEIMSEKKQLLSYLESTKNSLLIMIQIENFDILDKFYDAKTIEKIESIYGKTLLDHMPNNKSFSRIFTLGDGCFALLEDFDEADTSYSKKLIHIQLAQFVNNVKESTIELENIEYDIRVIVSYSFGHNNLYENVRYGIEKAVEENKNLIFANQLLEEAQDTAKRNLETIQMVKKALDNSRIVSFFQPIINNSTKEIVKYESLVRLINEEGEIVSPYFFLDVSKKGSYYTKITKRVIENSFEILDHIKDNISINLSVLDIENQIIRDTLYKLISKREYKGRVTFELLEDENIKDFRLVKDFIKSVKSIGDVKIAIDDFGSGYSNFERLLEYSPDILKIDGSLIKNIETDNFSRNLVETIVTFAKKQGLETIAEYVENEKIYNILTELGVDYSQGFYFGKPMKLM; from the coding sequence ATGGATTATCAAAAAGAATTCTCTAATAACTTGCTTCTTGAAGCAAAAAATTTAAAAGTTTTGTATGCAGAAGATACTCTCTCTGTAGCAGAGGCAGTGTCAAATATCTTAAAGATTTTTATAAAGAATATCGATCTTGCACAAAATGGTAAAGAGGCTCTAGAAAAATTTAGAAAAGATAAATATGATCTGATATTAACAGATATTAATATGCCAATAATGAATGGAATTGACTTAATAGAGCATATTAGGGAGCTTGATTTACATATTCCTATTATAGTTATCTCTGCACATGGGGAGCAGGAGTATATGGTAAAAGCTATTCAAGCTGGAATTGATGGCTTTATCTTAAAACCACTTGATCCAACCCAATTTAAAAATGTTATTTTAAAAGTATTGGAAAAAACACTTGTTTATAAAGAGAGTAAAAAAAATCTTGCACTTTTGAATCAGTATAGAGATATTACAAATAAAGCTTCAATTATTTCAAAAACAGATACAAAAGGGATAATTACCTATGTAAATGATAATTTTATAAAAATATCAGAATACTCAAAAGAGGAACTTATAGGAAAATCTCACTCTATTATAAGACACCCAGATAATCCAAAAGAGTTTTATAAAAAGATGTGGGAGACTATAAGTATTGAGAAAAAACCTTGGGAAGGTGTTGTTAAAAATCTCTCAAAAAGTGGAAAACCTTATTTTGTAAAAACAATTATAAAACCTCTTCTTGATGACGAAGGAAATATTATTGAATATATTGCACTTAGAAATGATATAAGTGAAATAATGAGTGAGAAAAAACAACTATTAAGTTACCTAGAATCAACAAAAAACTCCCTTTTGATTATGATTCAAATAGAAAATTTTGATATTTTGGATAAATTTTATGATGCAAAAACAATTGAAAAAATTGAATCAATCTATGGGAAAACTCTTTTAGACCATATGCCAAATAATAAAAGTTTTAGTAGAATTTTTACTTTAGGAGATGGGTGTTTTGCCCTACTAGAGGATTTTGATGAAGCGGACACTTCATACTCAAAAAAATTGATTCATATCCAACTAGCGCAGTTTGTAAACAATGTAAAAGAGAGTACTATTGAACTTGAAAATATTGAATATGATATAAGAGTTATTGTAAGTTATAGCTTTGGACATAATAATTTATATGAAAATGTGCGATATGGGATAGAAAAAGCAGTTGAAGAGAATAAAAATCTAATCTTTGCAAATCAACTTCTTGAAGAGGCACAAGATACTGCAAAGAGAAATCTTGAAACAATTCAAATGGTAAAAAAAGCTTTAGACAACTCAAGAATTGTATCTTTTTTCCAACCAATAATAAATAACTCAACAAAAGAGATTGTAAAATATGAGTCTTTGGTTAGACTTATAAATGAAGAAGGAGAAATTGTCTCTCCATATTTCTTTTTAGATGTTTCAAAAAAAGGGAGTTATTATACAAAAATCACAAAAAGAGTTATTGAAAACTCTTTTGAAATATTAGATCATATAAAAGATAATATAAGTATCAACCTCTCTGTTTTAGATATAGAGAATCAAATTATTAGAGATACTTTATATAAACTAATTTCAAAAAGAGAGTATAAAGGAAGAGTAACCTTTGAACTTTTAGAAGATGAAAACATAAAAGATTTTAGACTTGTAAAAGATTTTATTAAATCTGTAAAAAGTATTGGAGATGTAAAAATTGCCATTGATGACTTTGGTAGTGGTTACTCAAACTTTGAAAGACTTTTAGAGTACTCTCCTGATATTTTAAAAATTGACGGAAGCCTAATTAAAAATATTGAAACAGATAATTTTAGTAGAAACTTAGTTGAAACTATTGTAACTTTTGCGAAAAAACAAGGGCTTGAAACTATTGCAGAGTATGTTGAAAATGAGAAAATTTATAATATTTTAACAGAACTTGGAGTTGATTACTCACAAGGTTTCTATTTTGGTAAACCTATGAAGTTGATGTAA
- the ald gene encoding alanine dehydrogenase — MKIGLIKEIKVHEYRVGLTPSCVEAYVQNGHTVFVEKDAGIGAGFENSEYEAVGAIIEADKKKIFDESEMIVKVKEPLPEEYDLFHEGQILYTYLHIAADKPQAQMLLDKKVKAVAYETITSPEGGLPCLTPMSEIAGRLAAQEGAKYLEKPFGGRGVLLGGVPGVQRGNVVIIGGGIVGLNACKMAVGLGANVTVLDISASRLAFYDDLFGSQVNTLFSNRANILKAIKEADLVIGAVLIPGAAAPKLVRKDDLKLMKKSSVIVDVAIDQGGCFETSKATYHDNPTFVVNDVVHYCVANMPGAVSLTSTLALTATTLRHGLAIANKGLEKALSDDKHLLNGLNTYDGKLTNEAVAKSLGIAYEAISF; from the coding sequence ATGAAAATAGGTTTGATTAAAGAGATCAAAGTACATGAATATAGAGTTGGATTAACTCCAAGTTGTGTGGAGGCTTATGTACAAAATGGACACACTGTATTTGTTGAAAAAGATGCAGGTATTGGTGCAGGATTTGAAAACTCTGAATACGAAGCAGTTGGAGCTATTATTGAAGCAGACAAAAAGAAAATCTTTGATGAAAGTGAAATGATTGTAAAAGTTAAAGAGCCATTGCCAGAGGAGTATGACCTTTTCCATGAAGGGCAAATCCTTTATACTTACTTACATATAGCAGCAGATAAACCACAAGCACAAATGTTATTAGATAAAAAAGTAAAAGCAGTTGCTTATGAGACAATTACAAGTCCTGAGGGTGGACTTCCTTGTTTAACTCCAATGAGTGAAATTGCAGGAAGACTTGCAGCTCAAGAGGGTGCAAAATATTTAGAAAAACCTTTTGGTGGAAGAGGAGTTCTTTTAGGTGGAGTTCCTGGTGTACAAAGGGGTAATGTTGTAATCATAGGTGGTGGAATTGTTGGTCTTAACGCTTGCAAAATGGCAGTTGGATTAGGAGCAAATGTAACAGTTCTTGATATTTCTGCTTCAAGACTTGCTTTTTATGATGACTTATTTGGTTCTCAAGTTAATACACTATTTTCAAATAGAGCAAATATTTTAAAAGCAATCAAAGAGGCTGATTTGGTAATTGGTGCAGTTTTAATTCCTGGTGCAGCAGCTCCAAAACTTGTAAGAAAAGATGATTTAAAACTTATGAAAAAAAGTTCTGTAATTGTGGATGTGGCAATTGATCAAGGTGGATGTTTTGAAACTTCAAAAGCAACATACCATGATAATCCAACCTTTGTTGTAAATGATGTTGTTCACTATTGTGTTGCAAATATGCCAGGTGCTGTATCTTTAACTTCAACATTAGCACTTACTGCAACAACATTAAGACATGGTTTAGCAATAGCTAATAAAGGATTAGAAAAGGCTCTATCTGATGATAAACATCTATTAAATGGTCTTAATACTTATGATGGAAAATTGACAAATGAGGCTGTTGCAAAGAGTTTAGGTATAGCTTACGAAGCTATTTCATTTTAA
- a CDS encoding RNA polymerase sigma factor codes for MLHYYKEIERFVHKIIGNKEYVTDIVQETYLKALETNSKTSINNKRAFLYKIAKNLVIDTARKEKNIKKIVFEEEKYVTPNEEFPEEQILELVKQNMIKEAIETLPSRSKQAFVLHFVKGLDTQQISKSMGISVNATQKHISRATLKIKEYITFQGWDLNE; via the coding sequence ATGTTGCACTACTATAAGGAGATTGAAAGATTTGTCCATAAAATAATTGGAAATAAAGAGTATGTAACAGATATTGTTCAAGAAACATATTTAAAAGCTCTTGAAACTAATTCAAAAACTTCAATAAATAATAAAAGAGCTTTTTTGTATAAAATTGCAAAAAACTTAGTTATAGATACAGCAAGAAAAGAAAAAAATATTAAAAAAATTGTTTTTGAAGAAGAAAAGTATGTAACTCCAAATGAAGAATTTCCTGAAGAGCAAATTCTTGAACTTGTTAAACAAAATATGATAAAAGAAGCTATAGAAACTCTTCCTTCAAGAAGTAAGCAAGCCTTTGTTTTGCATTTTGTAAAAGGATTAGATACACAACAAATCTCTAAAAGTATGGGAATAAGTGTAAATGCAACACAAAAACATATAAGCCGTGCAACACTAAAAATAAAAGAATATATCACTTTCCAAGGTTGGGATTTAAATGAATAA
- a CDS encoding PepSY-associated TM helix domain-containing protein, with the protein MTHNLSKQEKNKIFKQKLQRVHATTGISFSLLMYMALFFGIFAILLPFIQVWEKPSRHFKAADITKIDYSSMIDPVISDPDFPKNNIIITLPGYQHDPVLKISHQFVEPIIFNPNNSQKLENEGDQSQLASFLNTMHYGGPLKSFGYTVFGFMAVAVMFLVIGGLVQVITIKYKDNGKNNQSKFSKWHRKIFTWLFPPFIIITLTGAMMNIGFIGSKPMTYITSKGESSEIWRYVGPVLYPQIAHIERTNESSTMLPISELIKKAQKINPNVDFQKLTLINWKDSSARVKIEGYNPYMPFLNGISNRPSITLSAKDGSLIEDKRVLDKHWSSLVYDSIYFLHLLFGVDTATRLLISLLMLASTFALGFGVLLYLEKKSRKFPKKIPIYNWMGKLSLSVMVGVIPSTGLLFLLQWILPFDLQDRFIWQKGLFFIFWLSTLMWSFYRLESYKAAKEFLLLGAIFFILAPLAHFYGSGFSPESLYKEEMYEILSVDIGLFLFGIILFIISKILPKNREQIEIFWKKRL; encoded by the coding sequence ATGACTCATAACTTATCAAAACAAGAGAAAAATAAAATTTTTAAACAAAAACTCCAAAGGGTTCATGCAACAACTGGAATAAGTTTTTCACTGCTAATGTATATGGCTCTCTTTTTTGGAATTTTTGCAATTTTGTTGCCTTTTATTCAAGTTTGGGAAAAACCTTCAAGACATTTTAAAGCAGCTGATATTACAAAGATTGACTACTCTTCAATGATTGATCCTGTAATCTCTGACCCTGATTTTCCAAAAAACAATATAATAATTACCTTGCCTGGATACCAACATGATCCTGTGCTAAAAATATCACATCAATTTGTTGAGCCAATAATTTTTAATCCAAATAATTCACAAAAGTTAGAGAATGAAGGTGATCAATCTCAACTTGCAAGTTTTTTAAATACAATGCATTATGGTGGTCCATTAAAGAGTTTTGGATATACAGTTTTTGGTTTTATGGCAGTTGCAGTTATGTTTTTAGTAATTGGTGGTTTAGTTCAAGTTATCACAATAAAATATAAAGATAATGGAAAAAATAATCAAAGCAAATTTTCAAAGTGGCATAGGAAAATTTTTACTTGGCTTTTCCCTCCTTTTATAATAATTACCCTAACGGGAGCTATGATGAATATAGGTTTTATTGGTTCAAAACCAATGACATATATTACATCAAAAGGTGAATCCTCAGAGATATGGAGATATGTAGGACCTGTTTTATATCCTCAAATAGCTCATATAGAAAGAACTAATGAAAGCTCTACAATGTTGCCAATAAGTGAACTTATTAAAAAAGCTCAAAAAATAAACCCAAATGTTGATTTTCAAAAACTTACTTTAATAAATTGGAAAGATAGTAGTGCAAGGGTAAAAATAGAAGGGTATAATCCATATATGCCTTTTTTAAATGGTATCTCAAATAGACCAAGTATAACCCTTAGTGCGAAAGATGGTTCACTTATTGAAGATAAAAGAGTATTGGACAAACACTGGTCCTCTTTGGTTTATGATAGTATCTATTTTTTACATCTTCTTTTTGGTGTAGATACTGCAACTAGACTTTTAATCTCACTTTTAATGCTTGCTTCGACTTTTGCTTTGGGATTTGGTGTTTTATTGTATTTGGAGAAAAAAAGTAGAAAGTTTCCAAAAAAAATCCCTATATATAACTGGATGGGAAAACTCTCTTTAAGTGTTATGGTAGGTGTAATTCCTTCAACTGGACTTCTCTTTTTACTTCAATGGATTTTACCATTTGATTTACAAGATAGATTTATATGGCAAAAGGGTTTGTTTTTTATTTTTTGGCTTTCAACTTTAATGTGGTCTTTTTATAGATTGGAATCATATAAAGCAGCAAAAGAGTTTCTGCTTCTTGGAGCAATTTTCTTTATATTAGCACCCCTTGCACATTTTTATGGAAGCGGTTTCTCTCCTGAATCTTTATATAAAGAAGAGATGTATGAAATTTTAAGTGTTGATATTGGACTTTTTCTATTTGGAATTATTCTATTTATAATCTCAAAAATACTTCCTAAAAATAGAGAACAAATAGAAATTTTTTGGAAAAAAAGACTTTAA